The following are encoded in a window of Phocoena phocoena chromosome 2, mPhoPho1.1, whole genome shotgun sequence genomic DNA:
- the LOC136119272 gene encoding NADH dehydrogenase [ubiquinone] 1 beta subcomplex subunit 2, mitochondrial has translation MSALTRLAPLARVGGHFFRGLRARAAGGAGVRHAGGGVHIKPQYRQFPQLTRSQVIKAEFFSATMWFWILWRFWHDSDAVLGHFPYPDPSQWTDEELGILPDDED, from the coding sequence ATGTCGGCTTTGACGCGTCTAGCGCCTTTAGCGCGCGTTGGAGGCCACTTCTTCAGGGGCCTCCGCGCGCGGGCGGCTGGAGGCGCTGGAGTCCGTCATGCTGGTGGAGGTGTGCATATCAAGCCCCAGTACAGGCAGTTTCCCCAGCTGACCAGATCCCAGGTGATCAAGGCAGAGTTCTTCAGTGCAACCATGTGGTTCTGGATTCTCTGGCGCTTTTGGCATGACTCAGATGCCGTGCTGGGCCACTTTCCATATCCAGATCCTTCCCAGTGGACGGATGAAGAATTAGGTATCCTTCCTGATGATGAAGACTGA